ATGAAGGAAGCATCTTTACTGGCTAGGAAAGAGATGACTCCGGCCACATCTTCCGGTTGCCCTAATCTTCCTAAAAGAATATTATTTGCCCAAGAAGCAAAGACTTCTGGTTTTGTAGCTTTAATCTGAGCATGGAAAGGAGTGTCTATCGTGCCGGGAGACACTGCGTTAACGCGAATACCGTATTCAGCCAAATCTTTGGCCAATGCCCTGGTTATGGCATGAACTCCCGCCTTTGATGTACCATAGATACCTGCACCGGGACCACCGGCCGTCCAACCTGCGTTAGAAGTGTAGTTGATTATCGATGGGTGTTCCCCTTTCTTAAGGAAAGGTATAGCGGCTCTTGAAGCGAAGAATACAGAATCCAAGTTCAGTGCCATTACTTTTCTGTAAAACTCCGTTGTCATTTCCTCGAATCTTGACCTGCCGCCGAG
This genomic window from Maribacter sp. MJ134 contains:
- a CDS encoding SDR family NAD(P)-dependent oxidoreductase → MSNKGKVAVVTGATGGIGFEVAKRLGKDGYTVVLNGIDDAAGAERLKELTTDGITAEYLGFDVTDDDAVSTNIKAIGEKYGRIDVLVNNAGGLGGRSRFEEMTTEFYRKVMALNLDSVFFASRAAIPFLKKGEHPSIINYTSNAGWTAGGPGAGIYGTSKAGVHAITRALAKDLAEYGIRVNAVSPGTIDTPFHAQIKATKPEVFASWANNILLGRLGQPEDVAGVISFLASKDASFITAETIQIGGGQALGI